The genomic region CATGCGGAAGCTCGGGCCTCATGAGCTTTATAAGCGCCGGGCCTACCTTTGGTTCCATATAAAGTTTTGATGATATTTCATAGAACCCGCCGGCCCAGACGATCGCCCATATACCCAGAAGCGCGCCGACCACGCCGAGGAACGCCCCCTGGAATGCCATTGACCACTGCGTCCCTACGTATCCGCCAAGAACCATGTAGAGCCATGCAATGAAGATGGAAAGAAGGAGGCACCACAGTGGCGGAAGACCGGTCGTTGCGTACCAGACGCCGCCGGCAGCCTTCAACTGTCCCACGCAATACATGAAAAGAAAATAGAGCATGCAGATCGCCACAACGGTCTGGAGCATCTTGCTCTCGAAGCGCCTTCCTATTGTCTCAGGCAGGGTTGCCGCTCCGAGTTTGGAAGAGAATTCCCTTGTTTTCAGTGCGGCAAGCCAGCAGCAGGGAACGAGCCCGAGGAGGCTCCAGATGCCGGCAAACCACATCCCGGAGAACCCGACCGAGTAAACGATACCGGTACTGCCGCAGAATGCCCACCCGGAGAGATAGGATGCCGCAAGGGCGCAGCCGGTTATCGCAGGACCGATATCGCGCTTGCCGACAAGATATTCATCAAAAGAACCCTTGGTCATCTTTCTCTTGCTCAGGATCCCGAGAAGGATGGAAACAAAAAGGAGAATGGCGACACCTATAACTGCCGCTATGGTTGTTGCAGAGGTTGGTTCTATCCAGTTACTATATGTTATCGGACTCATTCTTTCCACCCCCTTGTTATGAGCCATGTCCCTATGAAGGTCATAAGGAAGAGCCCAATGATCAGGACCCACCAGACATACCATGGAAACATCAGCACCGATGGATCAGGCAACTGGACAGGTGGTGGAGCTATTGGTATTGTTGGCTGCATAAATAACCCTCCTTAATCTTTTATTGAGAAAACCGCGTAAAACTTTCACCCCCTTTCAAATATTTTTTCAATTAAGAACAATAAACGAATGACCATGCAGACAAGATGGTGTTGCCGCGTTGAATTGTATACGTTTTAAACCCCCGTCCCCCTTGCCTTTTCTAATAATGATAGTGTTCCATGGGAAAATGTCAAGAAAAAAATCTCCTGTTTTTTGTAACTTCCTTCACAAGAAACAGGATTATTCAGTATATCGGGCAGATTAAAGGCGACAATCTGCAATAAAAGAGCGTACGGGAAACGGCAACCGTCCGGATGTTTTTGCGGCAGCGAATAGTAAGAACCAAAGAGACGATCCGGCAGACCCCTTTGTCTAACGCCGAACGCTTCACGCCGAACGCTCTTTTGGGAATCCCGGTATACGATAAAGGAGCTACGATATGGGATGTATTTTACAGGCGGACAGAGACTGTCTTGGAGATGCCCTCTTCTTCCATGGTGATCCCGTATATGGCAGCGGAAGACTCCATGGTGATCCTGTTGTGGGTGATGAAGATGATCTGTGTTTTTGTGCTCATGNNNNNNNNNNNNNNNNNNNNNNNNNNNNNNNNNNNNNNNNNNNNNNNNNNNNNNNNNNNNNNNNNNNNNNNNNNNNNNNNNNNNNNNNNNNNNNNNNNNNTTACAGGCGGACAGAGACTGTCTTGGAGATGCCCTCTTCTTCCATGGTGATCCCGTATATGGCAGCGGAAGACTCCATGGTGATCCTGTTGTGGGTGATGAAGATGATCTGTGTTTTTGTGCTCATGCCCCTGATGATCTCAATGAGCGAGGAAAGGTTGGCATCATCGAGAGGGGCGTCGATCTCATCCATGAGGGCAAAAGGGCTTGGCCTTGTATCCATGATAGACAAGAGCAATGCAAGGGATATAAGCGCTTTCTCGCCCCCGGAGAGAAGTTCCATGCGTATGACCCTTTTCCCTGCCGGCTGAACGTACATATCTATCCCGCCGTTCTCCTGGTTGATAAACAGATAGCCCTTTCCTCCCTTGAATAACATCTCGGTAAATTTCTTAAAGGAGTCGTTTATCTTTTCAAAGGTTTCGGTAAAGAGCTCCTTTGATAGTTGGTCTATCTTGGTGATCGTCTTTTTCAGGGAATCCATTGCATTTCTCAGATCTTCTTTCTGCTGTTCGAGGAAGGCGACCCGCTCCCTCAATTCGAGATACTCTTTTTCGGCGCGGAAGTTGATTTCACCCATGTCAGCGATCTCTCTGGAGATAGCCTCCCGTTCTTCCTCAATGTGAGGATTGGGTTGCAGTGTAATGCTTTCCGGATCTTCTATGTGATAAACGGTGAGCAACCTCCCGGTTATCTGGTCTTTCTTGTCGGTAAGGACCGCGATATCCCTGTCTGTGCCTTCCCGCTTTGCCCTGATCTTGTCGATAGCCTTATTAACCGCCTCGATCCTTTCCTGTATGGCATGCTTTTCCACGTGGAGATTGCCCAGCGTTGTTTTTAATTCCTCGAGCCTTACGAGATATCTTTCAGAATCTGTTTTCAGGTCCCCGTACTCCTTTTCAAGCACTGCTATCTTTTTGGTGCATTCCACGATCGATGTGCCGAGTTGTTCCATTGACTTTTCCTTGTTACGGATCTCGTCGGCAATGTTTTGTATTGCCCCGCCCCTTCGTTCTATGTTCTCATGGAGCGCCCGCAGGGCGTTTCGCTTGCGTTCAAGGCTGATCGTCATCTCATGCCACGCAGAGAGCGAACCCTCGTAGCCCTGTTTTATCGTGTTTAACTCATCCCTGAGCAGCGTCATACCGGATTCGATTGCCTCTCTTTCCTTTTCATGCAGCACCTTTTCGCGGAGGAGTTGTTCCGGTGATGTTTGAGATGTTTCATCGAAGACATCGAGCCCTGCAGATAATTCCTGTAATTTTTCAGTGGTTGTTTTTAATTCAGCCTCGGCCATGATAATCTCTTTTTCAACGTCGCCGGCTTCTCTTTCTTTCTCTTCCCGGGACCGTTTCCGCTCGAGGAAGGTATTGTTCCATGTGTCATATCGGGCCTGCAGATCTCCTACAGAGAGATCCTGTTCCTGAAGGATAACCGCCAACTCCTTTAATTCCTTCTCGAGCCGGACCTTTTCTTTAAACTTTCTGAGATCGACCCTCTTTTCGTCCTTCTCCCTGATTATAAACCCCCGCGAATCGACGAAAACAGTATCATTCATGAAGATGCCTTCTTCACCTCTTTCAATGCTCATGAGGGCATCCTGCAAGGTTTCAATCCATTGTACGTTTATCTCAACCTCGGCACCGTTTAGCTTGAATATGCCCTGCCGGGGGAAGAAGACATAATTCCCTTCGCCCTTTTCTACAACCTCTGCAATCCCCGCGGGGTTCTCCGCGGTCAGCACATGGTATTCCAGTTCGTTGGCAAAAAATCTTTCCAGTGCCCTTTCTCTCTCCTCGGAGACCCTGATAAGGTTGATGAGCTTCCTCGTATCGGTTTCCGCGGGTTCTACGGCTTCATCGTAACCGCCAAGCTGCCTTAAAACCTCTTCTTTTGCCTGTTTTTCGCCCTTCGAGCGTTCGATGGCGCTTTTCGCCGCTTCAAGCTCCCCGGCACACCGTTCACATTCTGTCAGCGACTCTGTTTCGCTCGACATGGCGGAAACCTTTTCCTGGAGACGTTTTTCCAGCGTCTCTTTAAGTGACCGGTGACGACTTTCCAGCCCCGTCAATAACTCCTTCAGCCTTCCCTCTTCCTGGATTCGTCTCTCTTCCCTTTTCTGCCTTTCCTGCGTGATGCGCTCGATCTCCGATATCTTATTTCTGATGTCTGTCAATGTGCTCATGGTGACGAAGAGCTTCGTCCGTTCTTCCTCGACCCTTTTCTCCTGTTCCTCTATCTTTCCCTTCAAGCCCTCGGTGGCCTCGCGGAGCCGCAGTTCTTCGCCTTCTTCCTTTGCGAGATCCATGCCGTGAGCCTGAACCTGCCGGTTCAGTTCCACGATATCGTTCCGGTATGAGTCTGCCCGTGATGTCAGGGTTGTTTTTTCTTCTGTCAGGGACAGGTTTTGTTTTTCAAGTCCCGCCTTTTCTTCCCTGATGTAGTCGATCTCGACGAGCCTGCCCTCCATGTCTTTTTCCAGGCCCTTTATGTCAATCTCAAGCTGCCGCATGATGTTGTCGGTTAATGAAAATTCTGCGTCCTTTGCCTCCAGTTCCTGCTTCAGCTTCTCCTTCCCTTCCTCTTCTTTCCGGACCTCTTTCTCGATCTCCTCCTGTCTTTCAATGATCTTCCCGATCCGTTTTGTTAATCGTGAGTAACCCTGGAGCAGGATATGCCTGTCTATCTCGTGCAGTTTATCGGCGAGTTCCTTGTAAGCCTTCCACCTCTGCCACTCACCCTCTGCTTTTTCGAAGGACTTTATCACTTCACTGTATATATCTTCTATCCTGTCAAGATTTACGCTTACCTCGTCCATCCTTCCCATTGCTTCTCGCTTTTTCTCTTCAAACCGGGTGATGCCGCTTGCCTCTTCTATAATGACCCTTCTCTCAAGGGGCTTCATCTGGGCAAAGTTTTCGATCTTGCCCTGTTCAATAATCGCATAGGCGTTTGTGCCCACTCCTGTCCCGAGGAATGTATCATGAATATCCTTGAGCCTTACGATACTGCCATTGAGATAGTATTCGTTGGTGCCATCCCTGTATATCCTTCTTTTTACATTTATCTCCCTGCTTCCATCGGTGAGGTCAAGGGAAACCTCGGCGATGTTGACAGGCCGCTTGCCGTTACTTCCGTGGAAGATCACGTCGCCCATGTCCTTGACCCTCAGAGACTTTGTTCCCCGCTCCCCGAGCGACCAGACAATGGCGTCAACGATATTGCTTTTTCCGCAACCGTTTGGCCCTACGATCGATGTAATCCCGTCACTGAACTGAAAAACAGTCCTGTTCAGGAATGATTTGAATCCGAAAAGTTCAAGCCTTAATAGTCTCATGATATTGTTTCGATTGCCCTGCGCAATCTCTTTTCAACGTTTTCTCTTCCGAGGATGCCGATTACCTCGAAGATCCCCGGGCTCACCGTCCTGCCGCACAGCGAAACCCTGATAGGCTGTATAACATTTACAAGTTTTGTATTGTAATCCCGGGCAATGTTTTCTATCAGTCTCCTCTGTTCCTCCCCGTCGATTGACGGAAGACCCTTAAAGCCCTCTAAGAAATTTTCAAGGATAGGTTTCGTTGCGGGCGTCAGGAATTTTTGTTTTGCCGTTTCTTCATAGGCGACATCATCGTGAAAGAAAAATGCCGCCATCTGCGCCATCTCTTTCAGCGTTCTTGCCCTCTCTTTGAAATTGGCCGCGATGGGCACAAGGATGTCCCTGTTGGCTACAGTTATACCGAGAGCCTCAAGGAAAGGAACGAGCCTTTCCGCGATATCTTCTTCGGGAAGCCCTTTGATATAATGGCTGTTAAGCCACATCAGTTTATCCATGTCGAAGATCGCGGGAGACTTGCCGACGTTCGGAAGGTCAAACTTTTCTACCAACTCCTCCCTTGAAAAGACCTCCTGATCCCCATGGGCCCAACCAAGCCTGGCAAGGTAATTCATCAGCGCTTCGGGCAGGAACCCGTCATTTCTGTATTCAAGGAGAGATGTGGCGCCATGGCGCTTGCTGAGGCGCGCCCTATCCTTGCCGTGTATGAGGGGCACATGGGCAAAGTCAGGCATCGGGTAGTTGAGTGCCCTGTAGATGAGGATCTGTCGCGGGGTATTGTTGATGTGGTCATCGCCCCGTATGATATGGGTGATACCCATGAGCGCATCGTCGATGACAACGGTGAAGTTATATGTAGGCGTGTTATCGCTTCTCAGGATAATAAGGTCATCAAGCTCTTCACACCGGAAGGCAATGGTTCCCCTGACAAGATCGTTGAAGCTTACCTCGCCGGTGAGGGGGCTTTTGAACCGTATGACATAAGGCCTGTTCCCGTCCTGATCCTTTGCGTCCCT from Syntrophorhabdaceae bacterium harbors:
- the gltX gene encoding glutamate--tRNA ligase; translation: MVKTRFAPSPTGNLHIGGARTALFNYLFSRHKGGTFVLRIEDTDIERSKEAYVEDILQGLSWLGIQWDEGPHFQKERMDIYREHAYRLLGEGHAYKCYCTTEMLEEKRKTAFKEGKKPTYDRTCRDAKDQDGNRPYVIRFKSPLTGEVSFNDLVRGTIAFRCEELDDLIILRSDNTPTYNFTVVIDDALMGITHIIRGDDHINNTPRQILIYRALNYPMPDFAHVPLIHGKDRARLSKRHGATSLLEYRNDGFLPEALMNYLARLGWAHGDQEVFSREELVEKFDLPNVGKSPAIFDMDKLMWLNSHYIKGLPEEDIAERLVPFLEALGITVANRDILVPIAANFKERARTLKEMAQMAAFFFHDDVAYEETAKQKFLTPATKPILENFLEGFKGLPSIDGEEQRRLIENIARDYNTKLVNVIQPIRVSLCGRTVSPGIFEVIGILGRENVEKRLRRAIETIS
- the smc gene encoding chromosome segregation protein SMC, yielding MRLLRLELFGFKSFLNRTVFQFSDGITSIVGPNGCGKSNIVDAIVWSLGERGTKSLRVKDMGDVIFHGSNGKRPVNIAEVSLDLTDGSREINVKRRIYRDGTNEYYLNGSIVRLKDIHDTFLGTGVGTNAYAIIEQGKIENFAQMKPLERRVIIEEASGITRFEEKKREAMGRMDEVSVNLDRIEDIYSEVIKSFEKAEGEWQRWKAYKELADKLHEIDRHILLQGYSRLTKRIGKIIERQEEIEKEVRKEEEGKEKLKQELEAKDAEFSLTDNIMRQLEIDIKGLEKDMEGRLVEIDYIREEKAGLEKQNLSLTEEKTTLTSRADSYRNDIVELNRQVQAHGMDLAKEEGEELRLREATEGLKGKIEEQEKRVEEERTKLFVTMSTLTDIRNKISEIERITQERQKREERRIQEEGRLKELLTGLESRHRSLKETLEKRLQEKVSAMSSETESLTECERCAGELEAAKSAIERSKGEKQAKEEVLRQLGGYDEAVEPAETDTRKLINLIRVSEERERALERFFANELEYHVLTAENPAGIAEVVEKGEGNYVFFPRQGIFKLNGAEVEINVQWIETLQDALMSIERGEEGIFMNDTVFVDSRGFIIREKDEKRVDLRKFKEKVRLEKELKELAVILQEQDLSVGDLQARYDTWNNTFLERKRSREEKEREAGDVEKEIIMAEAELKTTTEKLQELSAGLDVFDETSQTSPEQLLREKVLHEKEREAIESGMTLLRDELNTIKQGYEGSLSAWHEMTISLERKRNALRALHENIERRGGAIQNIADEIRNKEKSMEQLGTSIVECTKKIAVLEKEYGDLKTDSERYLVRLEELKTTLGNLHVEKHAIQERIEAVNKAIDKIRAKREGTDRDIAVLTDKKDQITGRLLTVYHIEDPESITLQPNPHIEEEREAISREIADMGEINFRAEKEYLELRERVAFLEQQKEDLRNAMDSLKKTITKIDQLSKELFTETFEKINDSFKKFTEMLFKGGKGYLFINQENGGIDMYVQPAGKRVIRMELLSGGEKALISLALLLSIMDTRPSPFALMDEIDAPLDDANLSSLIEIIRGMSTKTQIIFITHNRITMESSAAIYGITMEEEGISKTVSVRL